In one Dreissena polymorpha isolate Duluth1 chromosome 7, UMN_Dpol_1.0, whole genome shotgun sequence genomic region, the following are encoded:
- the LOC127838205 gene encoding uncharacterized protein LOC127838205, producing MAMNSQLPSFRMRLSQISHFRPYLYAIFADTRQKIHGIQQSGNVLMGQQSRGAGATTAIESTPTLNEKLLNPQYLHSGTKSNTTPVGSDLIKQWDCFSTDLATSLNYMMSSLNTQHSNSSGVDHRRLHRYVDSSPTLTDNCMKRLEIQEVSSFVSNGTGLAVDSVSNSVTMAVKHAVSEQKDTTNHNISVSTSNNEKGASSEDDKNKPTHEQLESVKNYYLEHLPQCHSKPLLEDLRAHLHHKNIVFENHFFEKPRISVGMRSYAAELLKLRLLLLVKYVSFYFTPKTATVYPAEGCVRIHWMLNAQTFSGLISSLSKFEFESDNRLKYKTEFEAISTLFLDKDGKIVKHHIDRRNPVGWKQPSTAEKLAAKLLQSNKSLAATERANFKRPC from the exons ATGGCAATGAATTCGCAGTTGCCGTCGTTTCGAATGCGTTTGTCGCAGATAAGTCACTTCCGTCCATATCTGTACGCCATATTCGCTGACACTCGACAGAAG ATTCATGGCATTCAGCAGTCTGGAAATGTTCTCATGGGGCAACAGAGCAGAGGTGCTGGGGCTACAACTGCAATCGAGAGCACGCCCACCTTGAATGAAAAACTTCTCAATCCACAGTACCTACACTCCGGAACAAAATCCAATACCACCCCGGTTGGGTCTGACCTAATAAAACAGTGGGATTGCTTTAGCACAGACCTTGCGACCAGCCTCAATTACATGATGTCGTCCTTGAACACCCAACATTCAAACTCCAGTGGTGTTGATCACCGACGTTTGCATAGATATGTGGATTCAAGCCCGACTCTTACTGATAACTGTATGAAACGATTAGAGATCCAAGAAGTGTCAAGTTTTGTGTCCAATGGAACTGGACTTGCGGTTGACAGTGTATCAAACTCAGTTACTATGGCAGTGAAGCATGCGGTATCGGAACAAAAGGACACAACAAACCATAATATTTCAGTGTCTACCTCTAATAATGAGAAAGGTGCCAGCAGCGAAGACGATAAAAACAAACCCACACATGAGCAGCTGGAATCTGTGAAAAACTATTATCTGGAACAT TTGCCCCAGTGCCACAGCAAGCCTTTGCTGGAGGATTTGCGTGCACATTTACACCACAAGAACATTGTGTTTGAGAACCACTTTTTTGAGAAACCAAGAATATCAGT TGGGATGAGAAGTTACGCTGCAGAGCTGTTAAAACTGCGGTTGCTTTTGCTGGTTAAATATGTCTCATTCTACTTTACC CCCAAGACTGCCACTGTGTACCCTGCCGAGGGCTGCGTGCGGATCCACTGGATGCTGAATGCTCAAACTTTCTCTGGTCTGATAAGTTCACTCTCAAAGTTTGAATTTGAATCAGACAACCGATTAAAATACAAAAC GGAATTTGAAGCGATATCCACTCTGTTTCTGGACAAAGATGGTAAAATAGTCAAGCATCATATAGATAGA AGAAACCCAGTGGGATGGAAGCAGCCCAGTACGGCAGAGAAGCTCGCTGCAAAGTTGCTGCAATCAAACAAGAGTCTAGCTGCCACTGAGAGAGCAAACTTTAAGCGACCGTGTTGA
- the LOC127839482 gene encoding CUB and sushi domain-containing protein 3-like, whose amino-acid sequence MPTSQTCEPLPEVSNGKVFVENVNFGAIARYVCEAGYKPRGDQARVCQGDEKWSGVAPQCLLDYHIEKVACGQPPEVVNAVHNGHPDRKSYELGTMLQYECLSDFAKSRDAVVRAWCVGGGVWVGPTMTCSNAGCPQMADVANGRVEQPTENVVGSRAAFHCDPGYFLTGRPEVTCQGRGKWDGEPPTCEKARSCGHPGDIENGWRTGYAFTYPNRVNYYCHEGFLPHGANFRDCQANGTWAGQVPKCEPVSCPQMFAPTLGRMYGTGNTFGTVIRFECDLQHRVVGSSERRCQADRTWSGTPTRCEEINCRWPGPFYNGYLIGGNTKVGSIIFYSCKTHATFDGHAFQTRCLETGQWSDPPPICWTPCSQQPPHVHNGMRVFFGNQDGDQARYICFPGYRLAGINGTYLTCSLGHWVGGSPYCEEYYCPNPGSISHGKVLKKIDNTLIAPFESYIKRIKHGHKLVFQCHVGYTLKGPGGATCVDGVWQPPIADSEEICAVAIHPPFRNLWKPIRNKRL is encoded by the exons ATGCCAACAA GCCAAACGTGCGAGCCTCTTCCGGAAGTGTCTAATGGAAAGGTGTTCGTAGAGAACGTCAATTTCGGCGCTATTGCCCGGTACGTCTGCGAGGCCGGTTACAAACCACGCGGCGATCAGGCGAGGGTGTGCCAGGGAGATGAGAAGTGGAGCGGAGTGGCACCCCAGTGCCTGCTGGACTATCACATAG AAAAAGTGGCATGCGGGCAACCACCGGAAGTCGTGAACGCGGTCCACAACGGACATCCGGACCGGAAGTCATACGAGCTGGGAACCATGCTTCAGTACGAGTGCTTGTCCGACTTCGCCAAAAGCCGGGACGCAGTTGTGCGAGCGTGGTGTGTGGGTGGTGGGGTGTGGGTGGGACCCACAATGACATGCTCCA ACGCCGGATGCCCACAGATGGCGGATGTCGCGAACGGACGGGTTGAGCAGCCGACGGAAAACGTCGTCGGCAGTCGGGCGGCCTTCCATTGCGATCCGGGATACTTCCTCACGGGAAGACCGGAAGTCACTTGTCAAGGACGCGGTAAATGGGACGGTGAACCCCCTACCTGCGAGAAAG CTAGGAGTTGCGGACACCCAGGCGATATCGAAAACGGCTGGCGTACCGGATATGCCTTCACATATCCAAACCGGGTCAACTACTACTGTCACGAGGGTTTCCTTCCACATGGGGCCAACTTCCGGGATTGCCAGGCAAACGGCACATGGGCGGGACAGGTCCCGAAATGTGAAC CGGTTTCTTGTCCTCAAATGTTTGCTCCAACACTCGGGAGGATGTACGGCACCGGGAACACGTTTGGTACCGTTATAAG ATTCGAGTGCGATCTACAACACCGGGTTGTTGGTTCGAGCGAACGGCGTTGTCAAGCCGACCGGACCTGGAGTGGAACTCCCACAAGATGTGAAG AAATAAACTGCAGATGGCCAGGGCCCTTTTACAACGGGTACCTGATCGGAGGAAACACCAAAGTTGGCTCAATAATCTTCTACAG CTGCAAGACGCACGCCACGTTCGATGGTCACGCATTCCAGACGCGCTGCCTGGAGACGGGGCAGTGGTCAGACCCTCCACCAATCTGCTGGA CCCCATGCAGTCAACAACCACCGCACGTTCACAATGGTATGCGAGTGTTCTTTGGAAACCAAGATGGCGACCAAGCAAGATATATTTGTTTCCCGGGTTACCGATTAGCAGGAATAAATGGCACATATTTGACGTGCAGTTTGGGCCATTGGGTCGGAGGAAGTCCGTATTGTGAAGAAT ATTATTGTCCTAACCCAGGGAGCATTTCGCATGGCAAAGTGTTGAAGAAAATTGATAACACCTTGATTGCACCATTTGAGTCCTATATCAAACGAATAAAGCATGGTCACAAGCTCGTATTTCAATGTCACGTGGGATACACGTTAAAGGGTCCGGGAGGTGCAACGTGCGTAGATGGCGTGTGGCAGCCACCGATAGCTGACTCAGAAGAAATTTGTGCTGTAGCAATTCATCCACCTTTCAGAAATCTCTGGAAACCAATAAGAAATAAGAGATTATGA